Sequence from the bacterium genome:
TATCCTTTTTTAACCGCAAAGAACGCAAAGAAATTAACCGCAAAGAACGCAAAGATTATAGTGCTCTGTTAAGATTGAAGTTGCATGTTACTTAGGTAATCGGTAATCAGTAATCGGAGATAACAGGCCATTGTTTTCTCTTCACCGATAACCTGATAACCGATAACTTTCTAAACATAGCAAAGCAAACTTAACAAAGCAATAGGTTGTTCACCACCTTATTTTCCTTCCTTTGCGTCCTTTGCGAAATCTTCCTTTATACCTTTAAAAGACTTGAACATTGAGTATCACAAAAAAATCTCGGTTAGCCACTTGACAATTTAATTTAATGATGATATAATTGGTTAAGGTAGGATAATGGGTCAGTGAAATGGGGGATTCTCCTGAAAGTAGGAAGTAGGAAAGGGGGAGACATTGCCCCCAGAAGAGGAATACCGTGCACATCCTTTATCCCTTTCCTACTTACCTACTACCTACTTGCCTACTATTTTCATTGCTCTGTCCTCCGCAGGTTAATGTTCATTCCCCCCAAATAACTGAGGTATTACAAGGTAGGTGATATAGAATATGAATAAATTAAGCGGAGCTCAAATTTTAATTGAATCATTAATTAAAGAAGGTGTCGAGGTCATATTTGGGTATCAAGGTGGGTCAGTTTTGCCTGTTTTTGATGTTCTCTTTGATGCCCCGATTAAATTTATTATGGTCAGACATGAACAAGGAGCGGCACATGCGGCTGACGGATATGCCCGTTCAACTGGCAAAGTCGGTGTTTGCCTTGCCACTTCAGGACCTGGTGCGACTAATTTAGTTACCGGTATTGCAACCGCATATATGGATTCTATACCCATAGTTGCTTTAACCGGACAGGTCCCAACACCGATGATAGGTAATGATGCCTTTCAAGAAGCAGATATTGTTGGGATTACTCGACCGATTACCAAACATAATTATTTAGTTAAAAAAACATCTGAATTAGCCCGAATTGTCAAAGAGGCTTTTCTTATTGCCTCAACAGGTAGACCAGGGCCAGTCCTGATAGATTTACCAAAGGATGTCAGCACGGCCACATCAGAATATAAACATCTCGAAAAGATTGAAATTCGTGGTTACAACCCAACCTATTCAGGACATCCGGGACAAATTAAGAAAGCCGCTGAATTGATTGAAAAGGCGAAAAAACCAGTTATCTATGCGGGTGGTGGTATAATTAGCTCGGGTGCCGATAAGGAACTCCTCGAATTAGCCGAAAAAACTTCTATCCCGGTTACCACGACATTAATGGGTATAGGTGGGTTTCCAGGAACTCATCCTTTATTTCTGGGTATGTTAGGTATGCATGGAACTAAATATGCCAATTTTGCAATGGTGGAGACAGATTTAATTATTGCTATTGGTGCTCGATTTGATGACCGCATCACTGGCAAATTAGATGAATTTGCACCAAATGCCACCATTATCCATATTGATATTGACCCGGCATCTATTAGCAAAAATATTCCTGCTCATCTCCCGATAGTTGGTGATGTCAGGTGTGTTTTAAAGGAATTAAATAAGATAGTCCAACCACCCACAATTGAACCCTGGCTTAAACAAATAAATAAATGGAAGGAAAAACATCCACTTGTTTATAAAAAAGGTGATTCAAAATTAAGACCACAGTTTATAATTGAAGAGATTTGTAAAGTTACCAACGGTAAGGCGATTATCACGACTGAGGTTGGGCAAAATCAGATGTGGGCGGCTCAATATTATAAATGCGATTATCCACGACATTTCCTGTCTTCAGGTGGATTGGGGACAATGGGTTATGGTTTTCCAGCGGCTATTGGTGCCCAAGTTGGTAATCCTGATAAAATCGTCTTCGATATCGCCGGTGATGGCAGTATCCAGATGAACATTCAGGAAT
This genomic interval carries:
- the ilvB gene encoding biosynthetic-type acetolactate synthase large subunit is translated as MNKLSGAQILIESLIKEGVEVIFGYQGGSVLPVFDVLFDAPIKFIMVRHEQGAAHAADGYARSTGKVGVCLATSGPGATNLVTGIATAYMDSIPIVALTGQVPTPMIGNDAFQEADIVGITRPITKHNYLVKKTSELARIVKEAFLIASTGRPGPVLIDLPKDVSTATSEYKHLEKIEIRGYNPTYSGHPGQIKKAAELIEKAKKPVIYAGGGIISSGADKELLELAEKTSIPVTTTLMGIGGFPGTHPLFLGMLGMHGTKYANFAMVETDLIIAIGARFDDRITGKLDEFAPNATIIHIDIDPASISKNIPAHLPIVGDVRCVLKELNKIVQPPTIEPWLKQINKWKEKHPLVYKKGDSKLRPQFIIEEICKVTNGKAIITTEVGQNQMWAAQYYKCDYPRHFLSSGGLGTMGYGFPAAIGAQVGNPDKIVFDIAGDGSIQMNIQELATAIQYKLPVNVAILNNQYLGMVRQWQELFYNKRYAQTSLAISPDFVKLAQAYGAEGIRVTEEKDVRKALEQAIASPKPVLIDFRIVEEENVFPMVPAGAALTQMIDSLA